A region from the Triticum urartu cultivar G1812 chromosome 1, Tu2.1, whole genome shotgun sequence genome encodes:
- the LOC125533055 gene encoding uncharacterized protein LOC125533055, with translation METLPDDVVVEILVRVTDVAALFRCAATCKRCRLLIAEPSFLRRRWPEGVSHQSSLLGFFAMQQPREEPTEGSSAAPMPPFTPVPWSPLGERHRSLTITAPGGRGCQVTLLTSRRGLLVMRFFPLEEPSDGYIKTMNLTLYDPIAGKSRQLPELKSNRPFRIQGCALLTRADCCPDKTRGAASSVPSSFLKVLIIGVDQDGPGADQDEPRHNLHVFTSTKSSSSWNTPRECFQPLEDGTRVVSQQISAVVCQGTAHWLFSNTSNLYALTVCARTTEMSLTRIPVTPDQPRLLLGVTDGGSPSLLRLDGQCTMLEVWKRRTDNMCGHNNTGRWHRTKKIELRPPKWGKIDQVQCVCVGETSGILLVKDNQQDVYIVDLQTGAMEAVTSWFRGIVLRAIPFEMDWPAFFTRRLANTRIKRTKPGGVLSKLADPFWGQIVVSLIIVSIAMSWA, from the coding sequence ATGGAGACGCTGCcggacgacgtggtggtggagaTCCTGGTGCGCGTGACGGATGTGGCAGCCCTCTTCCGCTGCGCCGCGACGTGCAAGCGATGCCGCCTCCTCATTGCCGAGCCGTCTTTCCTCCGCCGCCGCTGGCCTGAGGGCGTGAGTCACCAGTCCTCCCTGCTCGGCTTCTTCGCCATGCAACAGCCCCGTGAAGAACCAACAGAAGGGAGCTCTGCTGCGCCCATGCCGCCCTTCACCCCGGTGCCATGGTCCCCGCTCGGAGAGCGCCACCGCTCCCTGACCATCACCGCCCCTGGGGGTCGTGGCTGCCAGGTAACGCTGCTCACCTCGCGCCGTGGCCTTCTTGTTATGCGGTTCTTCCCACTCGAGGAACCCAGCGATGGGTACATTAAGACCATGAACCTGACATTGTACGATCCAATCGCCGGCAAAAGCCGTCAGCTGCCTGAGTTGAAGAGCAATAGACCTTTCCGAATACAAGGATGTGCCCTTCTAACCCGTGCGGATTGTTGCCCGGACAAAACACGAGGAGCAGCGTCATCGGTCCCCTCGTCCTTCCTCAAAGTGCTAATCATCGGCGTCGATCAAGATGGGCCAGGCGCTGATCAAGATGAGCCACGGCACAATCTCCACGTGTTCACTTCCACGAAGTCGAGCTCGAGCTGGAACACGCCCAGGGAGTGCTTTCAGCCTTTGGAGGACGGCACGCGTGTGGTGTCCCAGCAGATCAGCGCTGTCGTGTGCCAAGGCACTGCACATTGGCTCTTCAGCAATACGTCTAACTTGTACGCACTCACTGTGTGTGCTAGGACCACAGAGATGTCCTTAACAAGGATACCAGTCACACCGGATCAACCTCGGCTGCTGCTCGGAGTCACCGATGGCGGGTCGCCGTCATTGCTTCGCTTGGACGGGCAATGCACTATGCTCGAGGTCTGGAAACGCCGAACTGACAACATGTGTGGACACAACAACACAGGCCGCTGGCATCGCACCAAGAAGATCGAGTTACGACCACCCAAGTGGGGCAAGATCGACCAGGTGCAGTGCGTGTGCGTGGGTGAGACAAGCGGCATACTGCTCGTCAAGGACAATCAACAAGACGTGTACATCGTAGATCTCCAAACAGGGGCAATGGAGGCGGTCACCAGCTGGTTTCGAGGCATTGTTTTGAGGGCCATCCCTTTTGAGATGGATTGGCCAGCCTTCTTCACCCGTCGCTTGGCGAACACTAGGATCAAACGAACTAAACCGGGAGGAGTTCTATCAAAACTTGCTGACCCTTTTTGGGGACAAATAGTAGTGTCGCTTATCATTGTATCAATTGCTATGAGTTGGGCCTAG